The proteins below come from a single Pseudomonas chlororaphis genomic window:
- a CDS encoding superoxide dismutase (SodB; iron binding; present under aerobic and anaerobic conditions; destroys free radicals), with the protein MAFELPPLPYPHDALQPHISKETLEYHHDKHHNTYVVNLNNLVPGTEFEGKTLEEIVKTSSGGIFNNAAQVWNHTFYWNCLAPNAGGEPTGALAEAINKAFGSFDKFKEEFSKTSIGTFGSGWGWLVKKADGSLALASTIGAGNPLTSGDTPLLTCDVWEHAYYIDYRNVRPKYVEAFWNLVNWKFVAEQFEGKTFTA; encoded by the coding sequence ATGGCTTTCGAATTGCCGCCGCTGCCTTACCCACACGATGCACTGCAGCCGCACATCTCCAAAGAAACTCTGGAATACCACCACGACAAGCACCACAACACCTATGTCGTGAACCTGAACAACCTGGTACCTGGCACCGAGTTCGAAGGCAAGACCCTGGAAGAAATCGTCAAGACCTCCTCGGGCGGTATCTTCAACAACGCCGCTCAGGTCTGGAACCACACCTTCTACTGGAACTGCCTGGCGCCAAACGCCGGCGGCGAACCTACCGGCGCACTGGCCGAAGCCATCAACAAGGCCTTCGGTTCGTTCGACAAGTTCAAGGAAGAGTTCAGCAAGACGTCCATCGGCACCTTCGGCTCCGGCTGGGGCTGGCTGGTGAAAAAGGCTGACGGTTCCCTGGCCCTGGCCAGCACCATCGGCGCCGGCAACCCGCTGACCAGCGGCGACACCCCGCTGCTGACCTGCGACGTCTGGGAACACGCCTACTACATCGACTACCGCAACGTTCGTCCGAAATACGTCGAAGCGTTCTGGAACCTGGTCAACTGGAAATTCGTGGCCGAGCAGTTCGAAGGCAAGACCTTCACCGCCTAA
- a CDS encoding acetyltransferase, with protein MPGETSLTTLIRSLSPQLNHGDYVFCCLPDGQVPAGIEIIGSFLEREGLTVILEKSQAQQAGLGWDYVAAWITLNVHSALQAVGLTAAFATALGNAGISCNVIAGYYHDHLFVGRDDAARAMDVLRQLAASGE; from the coding sequence ATGCCTGGCGAAACATCATTGACCACCCTGATCCGCAGCCTGAGCCCGCAGCTCAATCACGGCGACTACGTGTTCTGCTGCCTGCCCGACGGCCAGGTGCCGGCCGGCATCGAGATCATCGGCAGCTTTCTCGAACGCGAGGGGCTGACCGTCATCCTGGAAAAATCCCAGGCACAGCAGGCCGGCCTGGGCTGGGACTACGTCGCCGCCTGGATCACCCTCAACGTGCACTCGGCGCTGCAAGCCGTAGGCCTGACCGCCGCCTTCGCCACGGCCCTGGGCAACGCCGGGATCAGTTGCAACGTGATTGCCGGCTACTACCACGACCATCTGTTCGTCGGCCGTGACGACGCCGCACGGGCCATGGACGTGCTTAGGCAACTGGCCGCCAGCGGGGAGTGA
- a CDS encoding peptidase — MIRMPLATASLLAIAISLAGCGEGKDKAAAPQAPAPAASTAAPVAPAAAGKVDEAAAKAVVAHYADIVYAVYSDAESTAKTLQTAVDAFLAKPNAETLGAARTAWIAARVPYLQSEVFRFGNTIIDDWEGQVNAWPLDEGLIDYVDKSYEHALGNPGATANIIANTQVQVGEDKVDVKDITPEKLASLNELGGSEANVATGYHAIEFLLWGQDLNGTGPGAGNRPASDYLQGAGATGGHNDRRRAYLKSVTQLLVSDLEEMVGNWKPNVADNYRATLEAEPAESGLRKMLFGMGSLSLGELAGERMKVSLEANSPEDEQDCFSDNTHNSHFYDAKGVRNVYLGEYTRVDGTKMTGASLSSLVAKADPAADTALKADLADTEAKIQVMVDHANKGEHYDQLIAAGNTAGNQIVRDAIAALVKQTGSIEQAAGKLGISDLNPDNADHEF, encoded by the coding sequence ATGATTCGTATGCCTCTGGCTACCGCCAGTCTGCTGGCCATCGCTATTTCCCTCGCCGGTTGCGGCGAAGGCAAAGACAAGGCCGCCGCGCCGCAAGCGCCAGCGCCTGCCGCCAGCACTGCGGCACCGGTCGCCCCTGCTGCCGCCGGCAAAGTCGATGAAGCCGCCGCCAAGGCCGTTGTCGCGCACTACGCCGACATCGTCTACGCCGTCTACAGCGATGCCGAATCCACGGCCAAGACCCTGCAAACCGCCGTCGACGCGTTCCTGGCCAAGCCGAACGCCGAGACCCTGGGCGCTGCCCGCACTGCCTGGATCGCGGCACGCGTGCCGTACCTGCAGAGCGAAGTGTTCCGCTTCGGCAATACCATCATCGACGACTGGGAAGGCCAGGTGAACGCCTGGCCCCTGGACGAAGGCCTGATCGACTACGTCGACAAGTCCTACGAGCACGCCCTGGGCAACCCGGGCGCCACCGCCAACATCATCGCCAACACTCAAGTCCAGGTGGGTGAAGACAAGGTCGACGTCAAGGACATCACCCCGGAAAAACTCGCCAGCCTGAACGAGCTGGGCGGTTCCGAGGCCAACGTCGCCACCGGCTACCACGCCATCGAATTCCTACTCTGGGGCCAGGACCTCAACGGCACCGGCCCGGGTGCGGGCAACCGTCCGGCGTCCGACTACCTGCAAGGCGCCGGCGCCACCGGTGGCCACAACGACCGCCGTCGTGCCTACCTCAAGTCCGTGACCCAACTGCTGGTCAGCGACCTGGAGGAAATGGTCGGCAACTGGAAGCCGAACGTGGCTGACAACTACCGCGCCACCCTGGAAGCGGAACCGGCCGAGAGCGGCCTGCGCAAGATGCTGTTCGGCATGGGCAGCCTGTCCCTCGGTGAACTGGCGGGCGAGCGCATGAAGGTGTCCCTGGAAGCCAACTCGCCAGAAGACGAGCAGGACTGCTTCAGCGACAACACCCACAACTCGCACTTCTACGACGCCAAGGGCGTGCGTAACGTGTACCTGGGCGAATACACCCGCGTCGACGGCACCAAGATGACTGGCGCCAGCCTGTCGTCCCTGGTCGCCAAGGCCGACCCGGCGGCGGACACCGCGCTGAAGGCCGACCTGGCCGACACCGAGGCCAAGATCCAGGTCATGGTCGATCACGCCAACAAGGGCGAGCACTACGATCAACTGATCGCCGCCGGCAACACCGCCGGTAACCAGATCGTGCGCGACGCCATCGCCGCACTGGTCAAGCAGACCGGTTCGATCGAACAAGCGGCCGGCAAACTGGGCATCAGCGACCTGAACCCGGACAACGCCGATCACGAGTTCTGA
- a CDS encoding RNA polymerase subunit sigma-24, with amino-acid sequence MPAEAVRARVEQVYRQDSRRILATLIRLLGDFDLAEEALHDAFFIAVERWQRDGVPDNPRAWLVSAGRFKAIDSLRRRARFAASRPLLIAQLEALEQADWSDEDVEDDRLRLIFTCCHPALAADAQVPLTLREVCDLTTEQIARAFLAAPAAIAQRIVRAKAKIRDAKIPYQVPSRAELPERLDSVLRVIYLVFNEGYSASMGAELTREDLTREAIRLGRLLLQLLPEAEVMGLLALMLLHESRRLARTSPTGELILLDEQDRTVWDAELIAEGCALVEAALGTRRFGPYCLQAAIAAVHAEAPTARETDWPQIVGLYDVLLRAMPSPVIELNRAAALAQRDGPLAGLCLIDAILGRGELQDYHLAHSARAEFCRQLGRDDEARAAYERALELTQQLPERRFIEGRLAKLAKP; translated from the coding sequence ATGCCGGCCGAGGCGGTTCGGGCGCGGGTCGAGCAGGTGTACCGGCAAGATTCGCGGCGCATCCTCGCCACGCTGATTCGCCTGCTGGGAGACTTCGACCTGGCGGAAGAGGCCTTGCACGACGCCTTTTTCATCGCCGTCGAACGCTGGCAGCGCGACGGCGTACCGGACAATCCGCGGGCCTGGCTGGTGTCAGCCGGGCGGTTCAAGGCCATCGACAGCTTGCGCAGGCGCGCGCGCTTTGCCGCGTCCCGGCCGCTGTTGATCGCTCAACTGGAGGCGCTGGAGCAGGCCGACTGGAGTGATGAAGACGTGGAAGACGATCGCTTGCGGCTGATTTTCACCTGCTGCCATCCGGCCCTGGCCGCCGATGCACAGGTGCCGTTGACGCTGCGAGAAGTCTGCGACCTGACCACCGAGCAAATCGCTCGCGCCTTTCTTGCCGCCCCGGCGGCCATTGCCCAGCGCATCGTGCGGGCCAAGGCGAAGATCCGTGACGCGAAGATCCCCTATCAGGTGCCGTCCCGCGCGGAGTTGCCCGAGCGGCTGGACAGCGTGCTGCGGGTGATTTACCTGGTGTTCAACGAGGGTTATTCGGCCTCGATGGGCGCCGAATTGACCCGTGAAGACCTGACCCGCGAGGCCATCCGGCTCGGGCGATTGCTCCTGCAATTGTTGCCCGAGGCCGAGGTCATGGGCCTGTTGGCGTTAATGCTGCTGCACGAATCCCGGCGCCTGGCGCGCACGTCGCCGACCGGGGAGTTGATCCTGTTGGACGAGCAGGACCGCACGGTGTGGGATGCCGAACTGATTGCCGAAGGCTGTGCCCTGGTGGAAGCGGCGCTGGGCACCCGACGGTTCGGGCCGTATTGCCTGCAAGCGGCGATAGCGGCGGTACACGCCGAAGCGCCGACGGCCCGGGAAACCGACTGGCCGCAGATCGTCGGGCTCTATGACGTGCTGTTGCGCGCCATGCCGTCCCCCGTGATCGAACTCAACCGCGCCGCCGCCCTGGCCCAGCGCGATGGCCCGCTGGCAGGCTTGTGCTTGATCGACGCGATCCTGGGCCGTGGCGAACTGCAGGACTACCACCTTGCCCACTCGGCGCGGGCCGAATTCTGCCGCCAACTGGGGCGGGACGACGAGGCCAGGGCCGCGTACGAGCGCGCCCTTGAACTGACGCAACAGTTACCGGAGCGGCGGTTTATCGAAGGGCGACTTGCGAAATTAGCCAAGCCATAG
- a CDS encoding dehydrogenase, protein MKYLCLVYSNEHTLHNAPDSPEDAECMAYAESIQGSGRMLAAEALASVQTATTVRMRGGKLSITDGPFAETKEQLAGFYLIDAKDLNEAIQVAGHIPAARVGCVEVRPVRQLNP, encoded by the coding sequence ATGAAGTACTTATGCCTGGTCTACAGCAACGAACACACGCTGCACAACGCCCCCGACAGCCCTGAGGATGCCGAGTGCATGGCCTACGCCGAGTCGATCCAGGGCAGCGGGCGGATGCTTGCCGCCGAGGCCCTGGCGTCGGTGCAGACGGCCACCACGGTGCGCATGCGCGGCGGCAAGCTGTCGATCACCGACGGCCCGTTCGCCGAGACCAAGGAGCAACTGGCGGGCTTCTACCTGATCGACGCGAAGGACTTGAACGAAGCCATCCAGGTCGCCGGCCATATCCCGGCGGCCCGGGTCGGCTGCGTCGAAGTGCGACCGGTACGCCAACTGAACCCCTGA
- a CDS encoding diguanylate cyclase has translation MKLELKNSLSVKLLRVVLLSALIVGVLLSCAQIVFDAYKTNQAVANDAQRILDMFRDPSTQAVYSLDREMGMQVIEGLFQDKAVRMASIGHPRETMLAEKSRALQASESRWLTDLILGKERTFTTQLVGRGPYSEYYGDLSITLDTATYGESFIVSSVIIFISGMLRALAMGLVLYLVYHWLLTKPLSRIIEHLTEINPDRPSAHKIPQLRGHEHNELGLWINTANQLLESIERNTHLRHEAEDSLLRMAQYDFLTGLPNRQQLQQQLDKILVDAGRLQRRVAVLCVGLDDFKGINEQFSYQTGDQLLLALADRLRAHSGRLGALARLGGDQFALVQADIEQPYEAAELAQSILDDLEAPFALDDHGIRLRATIGITLFPEDGDSTEKLLQKAEQTMTLAKSRSRNRYQFYIASVDSEMRRRRELEKDLREALIREQFTLVYQPQISYRDLRVVGTEALIRWHHPEHGLVPPDLFIPLAEQNGTIIAIGEWVLDQACRQLREWHDQGFTQLRMAVNLSTVQLHHAELPRVVNNLLQMYRLPPRSLELEVTETGLMEDITTAAQHLLSLRRSGALIAIDDFGTGYSSLSYLKSLPLDKIKIDKSFVQDLLEDEDDATIVRAIIQLGKSLGMQVIAEGVETVEQEAYIIAEGCHEGQGYYYSKPLPARELGAYLKQAERSKASIL, from the coding sequence TTGAAGCTGGAACTCAAGAACAGCTTGTCTGTGAAGTTGCTCCGGGTCGTGCTCCTCTCGGCATTGATCGTTGGCGTGCTCTTGAGCTGCGCCCAGATCGTGTTCGATGCCTACAAAACCAACCAGGCCGTCGCCAACGACGCCCAGCGTATCCTCGACATGTTCCGCGATCCGTCGACCCAGGCCGTCTACAGCCTGGACCGGGAAATGGGCATGCAGGTGATCGAAGGCCTGTTCCAGGACAAAGCCGTACGCATGGCCTCCATAGGCCATCCCCGCGAAACCATGCTCGCCGAAAAAAGCCGTGCCCTGCAGGCGTCCGAAAGCCGATGGCTGACCGACCTGATCCTGGGCAAGGAGCGCACCTTCACCACGCAACTGGTGGGGCGCGGGCCCTACAGCGAATACTACGGTGACCTGAGCATTACCCTCGACACCGCCACCTATGGCGAGAGCTTCATCGTCAGCTCGGTGATCATCTTCATCTCCGGCATGCTTCGGGCCCTGGCCATGGGCCTGGTGCTGTACCTGGTCTACCACTGGCTGCTGACCAAGCCGTTGTCGCGGATCATCGAGCACCTGACCGAAATCAACCCTGATCGCCCCAGCGCCCACAAGATCCCGCAACTGCGCGGTCACGAACATAACGAGCTGGGGCTGTGGATCAATACCGCCAACCAGTTGCTCGAATCCATCGAGCGCAACACGCACCTGCGCCACGAAGCGGAAGACAGCCTGTTGCGCATGGCCCAGTACGACTTTCTCACCGGTCTGCCCAATCGCCAGCAATTGCAACAGCAACTGGACAAGATCCTGGTGGATGCCGGCCGTCTGCAACGTCGGGTGGCGGTGCTGTGTGTCGGGCTGGATGATTTCAAGGGCATCAACGAGCAGTTCAGCTATCAGACCGGCGACCAGTTGCTGCTCGCCCTCGCCGACCGGCTGCGCGCCCACAGTGGTCGTCTCGGTGCCCTGGCGCGACTAGGGGGCGACCAGTTCGCCCTGGTCCAGGCCGACATCGAACAGCCCTACGAGGCTGCCGAACTGGCCCAGAGCATCCTCGACGACCTGGAGGCGCCGTTCGCCCTCGATGACCACGGGATCCGGCTGCGGGCGACCATCGGCATCACCCTCTTCCCCGAAGACGGCGACAGCACCGAGAAACTGCTGCAAAAAGCCGAGCAGACCATGACCCTGGCCAAGAGCCGCTCTCGCAATCGCTATCAGTTCTACATCGCCAGCGTCGACAGCGAGATGCGCCGCCGCCGCGAACTGGAGAAAGACCTGCGCGAGGCCCTGATCCGCGAGCAGTTCACCCTCGTGTACCAACCGCAAATCAGCTACCGCGACCTGCGGGTAGTGGGCACCGAGGCCCTGATTCGCTGGCACCATCCCGAGCACGGCCTGGTGCCGCCGGACCTCTTTATCCCGCTGGCCGAACAGAACGGCACCATCATCGCCATCGGCGAATGGGTGCTGGACCAGGCATGCCGGCAACTGCGCGAATGGCATGACCAGGGCTTCACCCAACTGCGCATGGCGGTCAACCTGTCGACGGTGCAGTTGCACCATGCGGAGCTGCCGCGGGTGGTCAACAACCTCCTGCAGATGTACCGGCTGCCGCCGCGCAGCCTGGAGCTGGAAGTCACCGAGACCGGCCTGATGGAAGACATCACCACCGCGGCCCAACACCTGCTGAGCCTGCGCCGCTCCGGCGCACTGATCGCCATCGACGACTTCGGGACCGGCTATTCGTCCCTGAGCTACCTCAAGAGCCTGCCGCTGGACAAGATCAAGATCGACAAGAGCTTCGTCCAGGACCTGCTCGAAGACGAAGACGACGCAACCATCGTCCGGGCGATCATCCAGCTCGGCAAGAGCCTGGGCATGCAAGTGATCGCCGAAGGCGTCGAGACGGTCGAGCAGGAAGCCTACATCATCGCCGAGGGCTGCCACGAAGGTCAGGGCTACTACTACAGCAAGCCGCTGCCGGCACGGGAACTGGGCGCTTACCTGAAGCAGGCGGAGCGCAGCAAGGCCTCCATCCTCTGA
- a CDS encoding GNAT family acetyltransferase, which translates to MTAQLVPYEALTPQQREQVEAIEIHPAQVQYAGDIHGALHTLLSRPGPGVKGFALVANDVPVAFLLLKRPPVLPAWANEHSATLHALQVDHRVQGQGYGKACLEALPAVARAAWPEIRGLELSVDADNAAAIGLYTRLGWVDSGEAYRGRIGYERRMGLMF; encoded by the coding sequence GTGACCGCCCAACTCGTACCCTACGAAGCCCTGACCCCGCAGCAACGCGAACAGGTCGAAGCCATCGAAATCCATCCCGCACAGGTGCAGTACGCCGGTGATATCCACGGTGCACTGCACACGTTGCTGTCCCGGCCCGGCCCCGGGGTCAAGGGCTTTGCCCTGGTGGCCAACGACGTGCCCGTGGCCTTCCTGCTGCTCAAGCGCCCGCCGGTACTGCCCGCCTGGGCCAATGAACACAGCGCCACCCTGCACGCCCTGCAGGTCGATCATCGGGTCCAGGGCCAGGGCTACGGCAAAGCCTGCCTGGAGGCGCTGCCCGCCGTGGCACGGGCGGCCTGGCCGGAAATCAGGGGGCTGGAGCTTTCGGTCGATGCCGATAATGCAGCGGCCATCGGCCTGTACACCCGACTGGGCTGGGTCGACAGCGGCGAGGCGTACAGGGGCCGTATCGGTTATGAGCGGCGGATGGGGTTGATGTTCTAG
- a CDS encoding amino acid transporter LysE → MWQSYVNGLLMALGLIMAIGAQNAFVLAQSLRREHHLPVAALCITCDALLVAAGVFGLATLLAQSPLLLSIARWGGAAFLLWYGSLALRRACSKQSLQHGENQAVRSLRAVLLSALAVTLLNPHVYLDTVLLIGSLGAQQSMPGAYVIGAASASLLWFLTLAFGAARLAPWLARPATWRILDLLVAAMMFTVAGQLIVSG, encoded by the coding sequence ATGTGGCAAAGCTATGTGAACGGATTGTTGATGGCCCTCGGGCTGATCATGGCCATCGGTGCCCAGAATGCATTCGTCCTGGCCCAGAGCCTGCGCCGCGAGCACCACTTGCCGGTGGCCGCCCTGTGCATTACCTGCGATGCGCTGCTGGTCGCGGCAGGCGTCTTCGGCCTGGCAACGCTGCTGGCCCAAAGCCCCTTGCTGCTGTCGATCGCCCGCTGGGGCGGCGCCGCCTTCCTGCTCTGGTATGGCAGCCTGGCGTTGCGCCGGGCCTGTTCGAAACAAAGCCTGCAACACGGTGAGAACCAGGCCGTGCGCTCCTTGCGGGCGGTATTGCTCAGCGCCCTGGCGGTGACGCTGCTCAACCCCCACGTGTACCTCGACACCGTGCTGTTGATCGGCTCCCTCGGTGCCCAGCAGAGCATGCCCGGTGCCTACGTGATCGGCGCGGCGAGTGCGTCGCTGTTGTGGTTCCTCACCCTCGCCTTCGGCGCCGCACGGCTGGCCCCGTGGCTGGCTCGCCCCGCCACCTGGCGGATCCTCGACCTGCTGGTAGCGGCGATGATGTTCACCGTAGCCGGGCAATTGATCGTCAGTGGCTGA
- a CDS encoding lysine transporter LysE translates to MEFSSGFLLSLSLCLDIGVANIAMITLAMQRGYSQGFALGLGTCVGDLIYAVLALAGMTVLLQYETVRWVLWIGGSALLLYFAAKMIHAAMYHSAVLAEAGEVRGQSSRQAFLRGIFLAMSSPSAILWFAAVGGTLIARAGGGTVLSSALFLSGFLCAGLLWSAGLCLAATQGGKLLGDKLLRYSCWASAAIFCYFAVYVIVSGYDEFVAKTAMPALPGF, encoded by the coding sequence ATGGAATTTTCCAGCGGTTTTTTGCTGAGCCTCTCCCTGTGCCTGGACATCGGCGTCGCCAACATCGCGATGATCACCCTGGCCATGCAGCGCGGTTATTCCCAGGGGTTTGCCCTGGGCCTGGGTACGTGCGTGGGGGACCTGATCTATGCGGTGCTGGCCCTGGCGGGCATGACCGTGCTGTTGCAATACGAAACGGTGCGCTGGGTGCTGTGGATCGGCGGTTCGGCGTTATTGCTGTATTTCGCGGCGAAGATGATCCACGCGGCGATGTATCACAGTGCCGTCTTGGCCGAGGCCGGCGAAGTGCGTGGTCAATCCTCCCGGCAGGCGTTCCTGCGCGGGATCTTCCTGGCCATGTCGTCACCCAGCGCCATTTTGTGGTTCGCGGCGGTGGGGGGCACGCTCATTGCTCGTGCGGGCGGCGGGACGGTGCTCAGTTCGGCGCTGTTTCTCAGTGGTTTTCTCTGCGCCGGGTTGCTATGGAGTGCGGGCCTGTGCCTGGCGGCGACCCAGGGCGGCAAATTGCTGGGGGATAAGCTGTTGCGCTACTCCTGCTGGGCATCCGCGGCGATCTTCTGCTATTTCGCCGTATACGTAATTGTTTCTGGCTACGACGAGTTCGTTGCAAAAACCGCCATGCCGGCCTTGCCGGGGTTCTGA
- a CDS encoding glutamate-pyruvate aminotransferase has protein sequence MAEQGSPRRFARIDRLPPYVFNITAELKMAARRRGEDIIDLSMGNPDGATPPHIVEKLVTVAQREDTHGYSTSKGIPRLRRAISRWYKDRYEVDIDPESEAIVTIGSKEGLAHLMLATLDQGDTVLVPNPSYPIHIYGAVIAGAQVRSVPLVPGVDFFDELERAIRGSIPKPKMMILGFPSNPTAQCVELDFFERVIALAKQYDVLVIHDLAYADIVYDGWKAPSIMQVPGAKDIAVEFFTLSKSYNMAGWRIGFMVGNPELVSALARIKSYHDYGTFTPLQVAAIAALEGDQQCVRDIAEQYRQRRNVLVKGLHELGWMVENPKASMYVWAKIPEAYAHLGSLEFAKKLLAEAKVCVSPGVGFGEYGDDHVRFALIENQDRIRQAVRGIRAMFRADGWVGKPNA, from the coding sequence ATGGCCGAACAAGGTTCGCCGCGCCGCTTTGCGCGCATCGATCGACTCCCCCCTTACGTTTTCAATATCACTGCCGAGCTGAAGATGGCTGCGCGTCGGCGCGGCGAAGACATCATCGACTTGAGCATGGGTAACCCCGACGGCGCCACGCCTCCCCACATCGTGGAGAAACTGGTGACCGTCGCCCAGCGGGAAGACACCCACGGCTACTCCACCTCCAAGGGCATCCCGCGCCTGCGCCGCGCCATTTCGCGCTGGTACAAGGACCGCTACGAGGTGGACATCGACCCGGAAAGCGAAGCCATCGTCACCATCGGTTCCAAGGAGGGCCTGGCCCACCTGATGCTGGCGACCCTGGACCAGGGCGACACCGTGCTGGTGCCCAACCCCAGCTACCCGATCCACATCTACGGCGCGGTGATCGCCGGCGCCCAGGTGCGCTCGGTGCCACTGGTGCCGGGCGTGGACTTCTTCGACGAACTGGAACGGGCCATTCGCGGCTCGATCCCGAAGCCGAAGATGATGATCCTGGGCTTCCCGTCCAACCCCACGGCGCAATGCGTCGAGCTGGATTTCTTCGAGCGGGTCATCGCCCTCGCCAAGCAGTACGACGTGCTGGTAATCCACGACCTGGCCTACGCCGACATCGTCTACGACGGCTGGAAAGCCCCGTCGATCATGCAGGTGCCGGGCGCGAAGGACATCGCGGTGGAGTTCTTCACCCTGTCCAAGAGCTACAACATGGCCGGCTGGCGCATCGGCTTCATGGTCGGCAACCCGGAACTGGTCAGCGCCCTGGCGCGGATCAAGAGCTACCACGACTACGGCACCTTCACGCCCTTGCAGGTGGCCGCCATCGCCGCGCTGGAAGGCGACCAGCAATGCGTGCGCGACATCGCCGAGCAGTACCGCCAACGCCGCAACGTGCTGGTCAAGGGCCTGCATGAACTGGGTTGGATGGTGGAAAACCCCAAGGCCTCGATGTACGTCTGGGCCAAGATTCCAGAGGCGTATGCGCACCTGGGCTCGCTGGAGTTCGCCAAGAAGCTGCTGGCCGAAGCCAAGGTCTGCGTCTCGCCAGGGGTGGGGTTCGGTGAATACGGGGATGATCACGTGCGCTTCGCACTGATCGAGAACCAGGACCGGATTCGTCAGGCGGTGCGGGGCATTCGGGCGATGTTCCGGGCCGATGGGTGGGTCGGCAAACCTAACGCCTGA
- a CDS encoding polyketide cyclase has protein sequence MNLKPAPHALSISRMIDAPCQKIFRAWTEPALLVQWWGPHGMTTPECEMDLWVGGQFRTLMRAPDGSEYPTMGVFLEILAPRRLVFTDAFVPGWIPSGKAFMTAEVVLEEVGDKTRYTARALHWSEEDRQAHEAMGFHDGWGQSLDRLETLVTQGMPD, from the coding sequence ATGAACCTCAAGCCAGCCCCTCATGCGTTGTCCATCAGCCGAATGATCGACGCGCCGTGCCAGAAGATTTTCCGCGCCTGGACCGAGCCGGCCTTGCTGGTGCAGTGGTGGGGCCCCCACGGCATGACGACGCCGGAGTGCGAAATGGACCTGTGGGTCGGTGGCCAGTTTCGCACCTTGATGCGCGCGCCGGACGGCAGTGAGTACCCGACCATGGGCGTGTTCCTGGAAATCCTTGCACCTCGACGGCTGGTGTTCACCGATGCATTCGTGCCGGGCTGGATACCGTCGGGCAAGGCTTTCATGACCGCTGAAGTGGTGCTCGAAGAGGTCGGTGACAAAACCCGCTACACCGCCCGGGCATTGCACTGGAGCGAGGAGGATCGCCAGGCGCACGAGGCGATGGGTTTCCATGACGGTTGGGGCCAGAGCCTGGACCGCCTGGAAACGCTAGTCACCCAAGGCATGCCCGACTGA
- a CDS encoding transcriptional regulator encodes MEKHARDYAAEPRLEQGRFLLIAGFGARFTACTMQDIPLVWEKFLPWLGKVPGEKDEVTYGVGCNPDGEGGFEYIAGVEISRLDDLPEQFRWIEIQPARYAVFEHKGPLKQLPETFRYIWDVWLPQSGHAAADAPEFERYSEDFNPKTGEGSLEIWIPLQP; translated from the coding sequence ATGGAAAAGCACGCACGCGATTACGCCGCCGAGCCACGCCTCGAACAAGGTCGCTTTCTACTGATTGCCGGTTTTGGCGCACGTTTTACCGCGTGCACGATGCAGGACATCCCGCTGGTCTGGGAGAAATTCCTGCCTTGGCTCGGCAAGGTGCCGGGGGAGAAGGATGAAGTCACCTACGGCGTGGGTTGCAACCCGGACGGGGAGGGCGGGTTCGAATACATCGCCGGCGTGGAAATCAGCCGGCTCGACGACTTGCCCGAACAATTCCGCTGGATCGAGATCCAGCCGGCCCGTTACGCGGTGTTCGAACACAAGGGGCCGCTGAAACAACTGCCGGAGACGTTCCGCTACATCTGGGATGTCTGGTTGCCCCAGTCAGGCCATGCTGCTGCGGATGCCCCGGAATTCGAACGCTACAGCGAAGATTTCAACCCAAAGACCGGCGAGGGCAGCCTGGAGATCTGGATACCGCTCCAACCGTGA
- a CDS encoding ketosteroid isomerase has protein sequence MNTQATETQIQALIDTYREAVMSKDVEKVMALYDEDIVSFDAIQALQFKGKAAYRAHWQACMEMCPGPHKFDFHQVRITPADAIAFAHWLAYCGGTNDKGEEQACWMRVTACYRRVAGQWKIAHEHWSAPFDPMAGTAIFDLQP, from the coding sequence ATGAATACCCAAGCCACCGAAACCCAGATCCAGGCCTTGATCGACACCTATCGCGAAGCGGTCATGAGCAAGGATGTCGAAAAAGTCATGGCCCTCTATGACGAGGACATCGTCTCGTTCGATGCCATTCAGGCCCTGCAATTCAAGGGCAAGGCCGCCTACCGGGCGCACTGGCAGGCGTGCATGGAAATGTGCCCCGGGCCGCACAAGTTCGACTTCCACCAGGTCCGGATCACGCCCGCCGACGCCATTGCCTTCGCCCACTGGCTGGCCTACTGCGGCGGCACCAACGACAAGGGTGAGGAACAGGCCTGCTGGATGCGCGTGACGGCCTGCTACCGGCGCGTGGCCGGGCAATGGAAGATCGCCCACGAGCACTGGTCGGCACCGTTCGACCCGATGGCCGGCACGGCGATCTTCGATTTGCAGCCCTGA